A single genomic interval of Corvus cornix cornix isolate S_Up_H32 chromosome 1, ASM73873v5, whole genome shotgun sequence harbors:
- the PCDH8 gene encoding protocadherin-8 isoform X2, translating to MSPLRLLAAASLLALSRCKTVRYRTDEEGAPGTVIGTLADEMPVKAPGEMSFRLMRQFSNSSLVRVREEDGQLSIGEAGLDRERLCGQAPQCVLAFDVVSCWRERYRLVHVELEVRDINDNAPRFPHAQMALEVSESAAPGTRLPLEVAVDEDVGSNSIQSFQVSLNSHFGVEAQTRADGARCADLVLLQELDRERQPSYTLELVAKDGGSPARSGTATVHVRVLDANDNSPTFAQSSVTVELPEDAPPGSLLLDLDAADPDEGPNGEVVYAFSSQVPPEARRLFRLDPRSGRLTLEAAVDYERTRTYELDVRAQDRGASPRAATCTVIVRLTDVNDNAPRISISALRGAASTTGVAYVSEAAASESFVALVSATDRDSGANGQVRCSLRGHDHFALQRAYEDSYMIVTTAALDRERIPEYNLTVVAEDLGSPPFKTVRQYTVRVSDENDNAPLFAKPLYEVAVPENNPPGAYITTVVARDPDLGHNGKVTYRLLEMQVMGAPISTYVSVDPATGAIYALRTFNYEILKQLDLRIQATDGGSPQLSSSTLVKVRMVDQNDNPPVIIHPVLTNGTVEIGVSSKTSRDSLVAQIKARDADDGANAELTFAFLEESQQDLFTINPSTGDIVLRGDLSEELGQLFKVILTVTDNGRPPLATTATVNFLVTATAPSSIQDIAKPSSWEGKALQWDIPLIVIIVLAGSCTLLLVAIITIATTCNRRKKGNDIKNSTALKDQIDISHLEKGCQEESSQRGNMFEVRTFPSKTSFTSPDPSPAAEEISATESGSDSTCLYEGQKRLRGQSGEGFAATPSYKEPAPPVAIWKGHSFNTISGREAEKFSGKDSGKGDSDFNDSDSDISGDALKKDLITHMQNGLWACTAECKILGHSDRCWSPSCGRANPHPSPHPSAPLSTFCKSTSLPRDPLRRDNFYQAQLPKTVGLQSVYEKVLHRDFDRTITLLSPPHPARLPDLQEIGVPLFPAPSARYLGPQTETTEKA from the exons ATGAGTCCCCTGCGGCTGCTGGCCGCCGCCAGCCTGCTGGCCCTGTCCCGCTGCAAGACGGTGAGGTATCGCACCGACGAGGAGGGCGCGCCGGGCACGGTGATCGGTACGCTGGCCGACGAGATGCCGGTGAAGGCGCCGGGGGAGATGAGCTTTCGCCTGATGCGGCAGTTCAGCAACAGTTCGCTGGTACGGGTGCGGGAGGAGGACGGGCAGCTGAGCATCGGTGAAGCGGGGCTGGACCGGGAGCGGCTGTGCGGCCAAGCCCCACAGTGTGTCCTAGCCTTCGATGTGGTGAGCTGCTGGCGGGAGCGCTACCGCCTGGTGCACGTGGAGCTGGAGGTGCGTGATATCAATGACAATGCTCCACGCTTCCCCCATGCCCAGATGGCGCTGGAGGTGTCGGAGAGTGCTGCACCCGGAACTCGCCTCCCACTGGAGGTGGCTGTGGATGAGGATGTGGGCTCCAACTCTATCCAGAGCTTCCAGGTCTCCCTCAACAGCCACTTCGGTGTGGAGGCGCAGACACGGGCGGATGGGGCACGCTGCGCTGAcctggtgctgctccaggagctggaccGCGAGCGCCAGCCCTCCTACACCCTGGAGCTGGTGGCCAAGGATGGTGGCAGTCCAGCACGCTCAGGCACAGCCACCGTGCATGTTCGTGTCCTTGATGCCAATGACAACAGTCCAACCTTTGCCCAGAGCTCAGTCACGGTGGAATTGCCCGAGGATGCACCGCCCGGCTCCCTGCTGCTCGATCTGGATGCTGCTGACCCTGATGAGGGCCCCAATGGGGAGGTGGTCTATGCCTTTAGCAGCCAGGTGCCCCCTGAGGCACGGCGGCTCTTCCGCCTTGACCCACGCTCAGGCCGCCTCACATTGGAGGCTGCCGTGGACTACGAGCGCACCCGCACCTACGAGCTGGATGTGCGTGCCCAGGACCGCGGAGCCAGCCCTCGTGCCGCCACCTGCACCGTCATCGTGCGCCTCACCGACGTCAATGACAACGCTCCACGCATCAGCATCAGCGCCCTCCGTGGTGCTGCCAGCACCACCGGCGTGGCCTATGTCAGTGAGGCAGCAGCCAGTGAGAGCTTTGTGGCCCTTGTCAGCGCCACAGACCGCGACTCGGGTGCCAATGGGCAGGTGCGCTGCAGCCTCCGTGGCCACGACCACTTCGCCCTGCAGCGAGCCTACGAGGACAGCTACATGATTGtcaccacagcagcactggacCGCGAGCGCATCCCTGAGTACAACCTCACCGTGGTGGCTGAGGACCTGGGCTCGCCGCCCTTCAAGACCGTCCGCCAGTATACAGTGCGGGTGAGCGATGAGAACGACAACGCGCCACTCTTCGCCAAGCCCCTCTACGAGGTGGCTGTACCAGAGAACAACCCCCCAGGCGCCTACATCACCACGGTGGTGGCTCGTGACCCTGATCTTGGCCACAATGGTAAGGTCACCTACCGGCTCCTGGAGATGCAGGTCATGGGGGCCCCCATCTCCACATACGTCTCGGTGGACCCCGCCACCGGGGCCATCTATGCCCTCAGGACATTCAACTATGAGATCCTCAAGCAGTTGGACCTGAGGATCCAGGCCACTGATGGTGGCTCCCcgcagctctccagcagcaccctTGTAAAAGTAAGAATGGTGGACCAGAACGACAACCCTCCCGTCATCATCCACCCAGTGCTCACCAATGGGACTGTGGAAATTGGTGTGTCCAGCAAGACATCCCGTGACTCCCTGGTTGCCCAAATCAAAGCTCGAGATGCAGATGATGGGGCCAATGCTGAGCTCACCTTTGCCTTCCTGGAAGAGTCCCAGCAGGACCTTTTCACCATCAACCCAAGTACTGGGGACATTGTGCTGAGGGGTGACCTCTCTGAAGAGCTGGGACAGCTATTCAAGGTCATCCTCACTGTGACAGACAATGGCAGACCTCCCCTGGCCACAACCGCCACAGTCAACTTCCTGGTGACCGCCACTGCTCCATCCAGTATCCAGGACATAGccaagcccagctcctgggaaggaAAGGCTTTGCAGTGGGACATTCCTCTGATCGTGATCATtgtcctggcaggcagctgcacTCTCCTCCTGGTGGCTATAATCACCATTGCCACCACCTGTAACAGGCGCAAGAAGGGGAACGACATCAAAAACAGCACTGCCTTGAAGGACCAAATAGACATCTCCCACCTGGAGAAGGGCTGTcaggaggagagcagccagAGGGGGAACATGTTTGAGGTACGAACCTTTCCCAGCAAAACCTCTTTCACCAGCCCCGacccctctccagctgctgaagagATCTCCGCCACTGAGAGTGGCAGCGACAGCACTTGCCTCTACGAGGGTCAGAAGAGGCTGAGGGGACAGAGTGGGGAG gGTTTTGCTGCCACTCCGAGCTACAAGGAGCCTGCTCCCCCTGTGGCCATTTGGAAGGGACACTCCTTCAACACTATCTCCGGCCGGGAGGCAGAGAAGTTCAGTGGCAAAGACAGTGGCAAAGGCGACAGTGATTTTAACGACAGTGACTCAGATATCAGCGGAGATGCCCTGAAGAAAGACCTCATCACACACATGCAGAACG GTCTGTGGGCATGCACAGCTGAATGCAAGATCCTGGGGCACTCAGACCGCTGCTGGAGCCCCTCCTGTGGCCGAGCCAACCCTCACCCCTCTCCACATCCTTCAGCACCCCTCTCCACCTTCTGCAAGAGCACGTCCTTGCCCAGGGATCCACTTCGCAGGGACAACTTTTATCAAGCCCAGCTGCCCAAAACAGTTGGGCTTCAGAGTGTCTATGAGAAGGTGCTGCACAGGGACTTTGACCGGACGATCACGCTCCTCTCCCCGCCGCACCCTGCACGGCTCCCCGACCTTCAGGAGATCGGGGTGCCCCTCTTCCCAGCCCCCTCGGCGAGATACCTGGGCCCCCAGACTGAGACGACTGAGAAGGCGTAG
- the PCDH8 gene encoding protocadherin-8 isoform X1, producing the protein MSPLRLLAAASLLALSRCKTVRYRTDEEGAPGTVIGTLADEMPVKAPGEMSFRLMRQFSNSSLVRVREEDGQLSIGEAGLDRERLCGQAPQCVLAFDVVSCWRERYRLVHVELEVRDINDNAPRFPHAQMALEVSESAAPGTRLPLEVAVDEDVGSNSIQSFQVSLNSHFGVEAQTRADGARCADLVLLQELDRERQPSYTLELVAKDGGSPARSGTATVHVRVLDANDNSPTFAQSSVTVELPEDAPPGSLLLDLDAADPDEGPNGEVVYAFSSQVPPEARRLFRLDPRSGRLTLEAAVDYERTRTYELDVRAQDRGASPRAATCTVIVRLTDVNDNAPRISISALRGAASTTGVAYVSEAAASESFVALVSATDRDSGANGQVRCSLRGHDHFALQRAYEDSYMIVTTAALDRERIPEYNLTVVAEDLGSPPFKTVRQYTVRVSDENDNAPLFAKPLYEVAVPENNPPGAYITTVVARDPDLGHNGKVTYRLLEMQVMGAPISTYVSVDPATGAIYALRTFNYEILKQLDLRIQATDGGSPQLSSSTLVKVRMVDQNDNPPVIIHPVLTNGTVEIGVSSKTSRDSLVAQIKARDADDGANAELTFAFLEESQQDLFTINPSTGDIVLRGDLSEELGQLFKVILTVTDNGRPPLATTATVNFLVTATAPSSIQDIAKPSSWEGKALQWDIPLIVIIVLAGSCTLLLVAIITIATTCNRRKKGNDIKNSTALKDQIDISHLEKGCQEESSQRGNMFEVRTFPSKTSFTSPDPSPAAEEISATESGSDSTCLYEGQKRLRGQSGEQGFAATPSYKEPAPPVAIWKGHSFNTISGREAEKFSGKDSGKGDSDFNDSDSDISGDALKKDLITHMQNGLWACTAECKILGHSDRCWSPSCGRANPHPSPHPSAPLSTFCKSTSLPRDPLRRDNFYQAQLPKTVGLQSVYEKVLHRDFDRTITLLSPPHPARLPDLQEIGVPLFPAPSARYLGPQTETTEKA; encoded by the exons ATGAGTCCCCTGCGGCTGCTGGCCGCCGCCAGCCTGCTGGCCCTGTCCCGCTGCAAGACGGTGAGGTATCGCACCGACGAGGAGGGCGCGCCGGGCACGGTGATCGGTACGCTGGCCGACGAGATGCCGGTGAAGGCGCCGGGGGAGATGAGCTTTCGCCTGATGCGGCAGTTCAGCAACAGTTCGCTGGTACGGGTGCGGGAGGAGGACGGGCAGCTGAGCATCGGTGAAGCGGGGCTGGACCGGGAGCGGCTGTGCGGCCAAGCCCCACAGTGTGTCCTAGCCTTCGATGTGGTGAGCTGCTGGCGGGAGCGCTACCGCCTGGTGCACGTGGAGCTGGAGGTGCGTGATATCAATGACAATGCTCCACGCTTCCCCCATGCCCAGATGGCGCTGGAGGTGTCGGAGAGTGCTGCACCCGGAACTCGCCTCCCACTGGAGGTGGCTGTGGATGAGGATGTGGGCTCCAACTCTATCCAGAGCTTCCAGGTCTCCCTCAACAGCCACTTCGGTGTGGAGGCGCAGACACGGGCGGATGGGGCACGCTGCGCTGAcctggtgctgctccaggagctggaccGCGAGCGCCAGCCCTCCTACACCCTGGAGCTGGTGGCCAAGGATGGTGGCAGTCCAGCACGCTCAGGCACAGCCACCGTGCATGTTCGTGTCCTTGATGCCAATGACAACAGTCCAACCTTTGCCCAGAGCTCAGTCACGGTGGAATTGCCCGAGGATGCACCGCCCGGCTCCCTGCTGCTCGATCTGGATGCTGCTGACCCTGATGAGGGCCCCAATGGGGAGGTGGTCTATGCCTTTAGCAGCCAGGTGCCCCCTGAGGCACGGCGGCTCTTCCGCCTTGACCCACGCTCAGGCCGCCTCACATTGGAGGCTGCCGTGGACTACGAGCGCACCCGCACCTACGAGCTGGATGTGCGTGCCCAGGACCGCGGAGCCAGCCCTCGTGCCGCCACCTGCACCGTCATCGTGCGCCTCACCGACGTCAATGACAACGCTCCACGCATCAGCATCAGCGCCCTCCGTGGTGCTGCCAGCACCACCGGCGTGGCCTATGTCAGTGAGGCAGCAGCCAGTGAGAGCTTTGTGGCCCTTGTCAGCGCCACAGACCGCGACTCGGGTGCCAATGGGCAGGTGCGCTGCAGCCTCCGTGGCCACGACCACTTCGCCCTGCAGCGAGCCTACGAGGACAGCTACATGATTGtcaccacagcagcactggacCGCGAGCGCATCCCTGAGTACAACCTCACCGTGGTGGCTGAGGACCTGGGCTCGCCGCCCTTCAAGACCGTCCGCCAGTATACAGTGCGGGTGAGCGATGAGAACGACAACGCGCCACTCTTCGCCAAGCCCCTCTACGAGGTGGCTGTACCAGAGAACAACCCCCCAGGCGCCTACATCACCACGGTGGTGGCTCGTGACCCTGATCTTGGCCACAATGGTAAGGTCACCTACCGGCTCCTGGAGATGCAGGTCATGGGGGCCCCCATCTCCACATACGTCTCGGTGGACCCCGCCACCGGGGCCATCTATGCCCTCAGGACATTCAACTATGAGATCCTCAAGCAGTTGGACCTGAGGATCCAGGCCACTGATGGTGGCTCCCcgcagctctccagcagcaccctTGTAAAAGTAAGAATGGTGGACCAGAACGACAACCCTCCCGTCATCATCCACCCAGTGCTCACCAATGGGACTGTGGAAATTGGTGTGTCCAGCAAGACATCCCGTGACTCCCTGGTTGCCCAAATCAAAGCTCGAGATGCAGATGATGGGGCCAATGCTGAGCTCACCTTTGCCTTCCTGGAAGAGTCCCAGCAGGACCTTTTCACCATCAACCCAAGTACTGGGGACATTGTGCTGAGGGGTGACCTCTCTGAAGAGCTGGGACAGCTATTCAAGGTCATCCTCACTGTGACAGACAATGGCAGACCTCCCCTGGCCACAACCGCCACAGTCAACTTCCTGGTGACCGCCACTGCTCCATCCAGTATCCAGGACATAGccaagcccagctcctgggaaggaAAGGCTTTGCAGTGGGACATTCCTCTGATCGTGATCATtgtcctggcaggcagctgcacTCTCCTCCTGGTGGCTATAATCACCATTGCCACCACCTGTAACAGGCGCAAGAAGGGGAACGACATCAAAAACAGCACTGCCTTGAAGGACCAAATAGACATCTCCCACCTGGAGAAGGGCTGTcaggaggagagcagccagAGGGGGAACATGTTTGAGGTACGAACCTTTCCCAGCAAAACCTCTTTCACCAGCCCCGacccctctccagctgctgaagagATCTCCGCCACTGAGAGTGGCAGCGACAGCACTTGCCTCTACGAGGGTCAGAAGAGGCTGAGGGGACAGAGTGGGGAG caggGTTTTGCTGCCACTCCGAGCTACAAGGAGCCTGCTCCCCCTGTGGCCATTTGGAAGGGACACTCCTTCAACACTATCTCCGGCCGGGAGGCAGAGAAGTTCAGTGGCAAAGACAGTGGCAAAGGCGACAGTGATTTTAACGACAGTGACTCAGATATCAGCGGAGATGCCCTGAAGAAAGACCTCATCACACACATGCAGAACG GTCTGTGGGCATGCACAGCTGAATGCAAGATCCTGGGGCACTCAGACCGCTGCTGGAGCCCCTCCTGTGGCCGAGCCAACCCTCACCCCTCTCCACATCCTTCAGCACCCCTCTCCACCTTCTGCAAGAGCACGTCCTTGCCCAGGGATCCACTTCGCAGGGACAACTTTTATCAAGCCCAGCTGCCCAAAACAGTTGGGCTTCAGAGTGTCTATGAGAAGGTGCTGCACAGGGACTTTGACCGGACGATCACGCTCCTCTCCCCGCCGCACCCTGCACGGCTCCCCGACCTTCAGGAGATCGGGGTGCCCCTCTTCCCAGCCCCCTCGGCGAGATACCTGGGCCCCCAGACTGAGACGACTGAGAAGGCGTAG
- the PCDH8 gene encoding protocadherin-8 isoform X3, giving the protein MSPLRLLAAASLLALSRCKTVRYRTDEEGAPGTVIGTLADEMPVKAPGEMSFRLMRQFSNSSLVRVREEDGQLSIGEAGLDRERLCGQAPQCVLAFDVVSCWRERYRLVHVELEVRDINDNAPRFPHAQMALEVSESAAPGTRLPLEVAVDEDVGSNSIQSFQVSLNSHFGVEAQTRADGARCADLVLLQELDRERQPSYTLELVAKDGGSPARSGTATVHVRVLDANDNSPTFAQSSVTVELPEDAPPGSLLLDLDAADPDEGPNGEVVYAFSSQVPPEARRLFRLDPRSGRLTLEAAVDYERTRTYELDVRAQDRGASPRAATCTVIVRLTDVNDNAPRISISALRGAASTTGVAYVSEAAASESFVALVSATDRDSGANGQVRCSLRGHDHFALQRAYEDSYMIVTTAALDRERIPEYNLTVVAEDLGSPPFKTVRQYTVRVSDENDNAPLFAKPLYEVAVPENNPPGAYITTVVARDPDLGHNGKVTYRLLEMQVMGAPISTYVSVDPATGAIYALRTFNYEILKQLDLRIQATDGGSPQLSSSTLVKVRMVDQNDNPPVIIHPVLTNGTVEIGVSSKTSRDSLVAQIKARDADDGANAELTFAFLEESQQDLFTINPSTGDIVLRGDLSEELGQLFKVILTVTDNGRPPLATTATVNFLVTATAPSSIQDIAKPSSWEGKALQWDIPLIVIIVLAGSCTLLLVAIITIATTCNRRKKGNDIKNSTALKDQIDISHLEKGCQEESSQRGNMFEQGFAATPSYKEPAPPVAIWKGHSFNTISGREAEKFSGKDSGKGDSDFNDSDSDISGDALKKDLITHMQNGLWACTAECKILGHSDRCWSPSCGRANPHPSPHPSAPLSTFCKSTSLPRDPLRRDNFYQAQLPKTVGLQSVYEKVLHRDFDRTITLLSPPHPARLPDLQEIGVPLFPAPSARYLGPQTETTEKA; this is encoded by the exons ATGAGTCCCCTGCGGCTGCTGGCCGCCGCCAGCCTGCTGGCCCTGTCCCGCTGCAAGACGGTGAGGTATCGCACCGACGAGGAGGGCGCGCCGGGCACGGTGATCGGTACGCTGGCCGACGAGATGCCGGTGAAGGCGCCGGGGGAGATGAGCTTTCGCCTGATGCGGCAGTTCAGCAACAGTTCGCTGGTACGGGTGCGGGAGGAGGACGGGCAGCTGAGCATCGGTGAAGCGGGGCTGGACCGGGAGCGGCTGTGCGGCCAAGCCCCACAGTGTGTCCTAGCCTTCGATGTGGTGAGCTGCTGGCGGGAGCGCTACCGCCTGGTGCACGTGGAGCTGGAGGTGCGTGATATCAATGACAATGCTCCACGCTTCCCCCATGCCCAGATGGCGCTGGAGGTGTCGGAGAGTGCTGCACCCGGAACTCGCCTCCCACTGGAGGTGGCTGTGGATGAGGATGTGGGCTCCAACTCTATCCAGAGCTTCCAGGTCTCCCTCAACAGCCACTTCGGTGTGGAGGCGCAGACACGGGCGGATGGGGCACGCTGCGCTGAcctggtgctgctccaggagctggaccGCGAGCGCCAGCCCTCCTACACCCTGGAGCTGGTGGCCAAGGATGGTGGCAGTCCAGCACGCTCAGGCACAGCCACCGTGCATGTTCGTGTCCTTGATGCCAATGACAACAGTCCAACCTTTGCCCAGAGCTCAGTCACGGTGGAATTGCCCGAGGATGCACCGCCCGGCTCCCTGCTGCTCGATCTGGATGCTGCTGACCCTGATGAGGGCCCCAATGGGGAGGTGGTCTATGCCTTTAGCAGCCAGGTGCCCCCTGAGGCACGGCGGCTCTTCCGCCTTGACCCACGCTCAGGCCGCCTCACATTGGAGGCTGCCGTGGACTACGAGCGCACCCGCACCTACGAGCTGGATGTGCGTGCCCAGGACCGCGGAGCCAGCCCTCGTGCCGCCACCTGCACCGTCATCGTGCGCCTCACCGACGTCAATGACAACGCTCCACGCATCAGCATCAGCGCCCTCCGTGGTGCTGCCAGCACCACCGGCGTGGCCTATGTCAGTGAGGCAGCAGCCAGTGAGAGCTTTGTGGCCCTTGTCAGCGCCACAGACCGCGACTCGGGTGCCAATGGGCAGGTGCGCTGCAGCCTCCGTGGCCACGACCACTTCGCCCTGCAGCGAGCCTACGAGGACAGCTACATGATTGtcaccacagcagcactggacCGCGAGCGCATCCCTGAGTACAACCTCACCGTGGTGGCTGAGGACCTGGGCTCGCCGCCCTTCAAGACCGTCCGCCAGTATACAGTGCGGGTGAGCGATGAGAACGACAACGCGCCACTCTTCGCCAAGCCCCTCTACGAGGTGGCTGTACCAGAGAACAACCCCCCAGGCGCCTACATCACCACGGTGGTGGCTCGTGACCCTGATCTTGGCCACAATGGTAAGGTCACCTACCGGCTCCTGGAGATGCAGGTCATGGGGGCCCCCATCTCCACATACGTCTCGGTGGACCCCGCCACCGGGGCCATCTATGCCCTCAGGACATTCAACTATGAGATCCTCAAGCAGTTGGACCTGAGGATCCAGGCCACTGATGGTGGCTCCCcgcagctctccagcagcaccctTGTAAAAGTAAGAATGGTGGACCAGAACGACAACCCTCCCGTCATCATCCACCCAGTGCTCACCAATGGGACTGTGGAAATTGGTGTGTCCAGCAAGACATCCCGTGACTCCCTGGTTGCCCAAATCAAAGCTCGAGATGCAGATGATGGGGCCAATGCTGAGCTCACCTTTGCCTTCCTGGAAGAGTCCCAGCAGGACCTTTTCACCATCAACCCAAGTACTGGGGACATTGTGCTGAGGGGTGACCTCTCTGAAGAGCTGGGACAGCTATTCAAGGTCATCCTCACTGTGACAGACAATGGCAGACCTCCCCTGGCCACAACCGCCACAGTCAACTTCCTGGTGACCGCCACTGCTCCATCCAGTATCCAGGACATAGccaagcccagctcctgggaaggaAAGGCTTTGCAGTGGGACATTCCTCTGATCGTGATCATtgtcctggcaggcagctgcacTCTCCTCCTGGTGGCTATAATCACCATTGCCACCACCTGTAACAGGCGCAAGAAGGGGAACGACATCAAAAACAGCACTGCCTTGAAGGACCAAATAGACATCTCCCACCTGGAGAAGGGCTGTcaggaggagagcagccagAGGGGGAACATGTTTGAG caggGTTTTGCTGCCACTCCGAGCTACAAGGAGCCTGCTCCCCCTGTGGCCATTTGGAAGGGACACTCCTTCAACACTATCTCCGGCCGGGAGGCAGAGAAGTTCAGTGGCAAAGACAGTGGCAAAGGCGACAGTGATTTTAACGACAGTGACTCAGATATCAGCGGAGATGCCCTGAAGAAAGACCTCATCACACACATGCAGAACG GTCTGTGGGCATGCACAGCTGAATGCAAGATCCTGGGGCACTCAGACCGCTGCTGGAGCCCCTCCTGTGGCCGAGCCAACCCTCACCCCTCTCCACATCCTTCAGCACCCCTCTCCACCTTCTGCAAGAGCACGTCCTTGCCCAGGGATCCACTTCGCAGGGACAACTTTTATCAAGCCCAGCTGCCCAAAACAGTTGGGCTTCAGAGTGTCTATGAGAAGGTGCTGCACAGGGACTTTGACCGGACGATCACGCTCCTCTCCCCGCCGCACCCTGCACGGCTCCCCGACCTTCAGGAGATCGGGGTGCCCCTCTTCCCAGCCCCCTCGGCGAGATACCTGGGCCCCCAGACTGAGACGACTGAGAAGGCGTAG